Proteins from a genomic interval of Oceanicoccus sp. KOV_DT_Chl:
- the dapC gene encoding succinyldiaminopimelate transaminase, which yields MNPDLQRLQPYPFEKLAVLKAAVSAPENLSHIALSIGEPKHQSPDFVKQTLIDNIDKLANYPTTKGIPELSEAIADWLTTRFQLKSKSINPSRNVIPVNGTREAIFAFAQAVIDRSKNPLLVSPNPFYQIYEGAAFLAGAEPHFLPCLETNNFIPDFDKVSDETWQRCQLLFLCSPGNPTGAVIDSQALQKLIGLADKFDFIIASDECYSELYFDEQRPPIGLLQACAEMGRDDYRRCVVFHSLSKRSNLPGLRSGFVAGDGDILKPFLLYRTYHGCAMPIQHQFASIAAWGDELHVKANRDQYRAKFDAVLNILEGSLEVSKPDAGFYLWAKTPIGDTDFAQQLFAQQHMTVLPGSYIGREVDGNNPGANRVRMALVASLEECIAGAERIKQFTATLNK from the coding sequence ATGAACCCAGACTTACAACGTTTACAACCTTATCCGTTTGAAAAATTGGCCGTTCTAAAGGCTGCTGTGTCTGCGCCAGAAAATTTATCGCATATTGCGTTATCCATCGGCGAACCCAAACACCAATCACCCGATTTTGTAAAACAAACGTTAATCGACAACATCGACAAACTGGCCAACTACCCGACGACCAAGGGCATCCCTGAACTTAGCGAGGCAATTGCCGATTGGTTAACGACACGCTTTCAACTTAAATCAAAATCAATTAACCCGAGCCGCAATGTCATTCCAGTGAACGGCACCCGAGAAGCTATTTTTGCTTTTGCCCAAGCAGTTATCGACCGCAGCAAAAACCCGCTACTGGTTAGCCCCAACCCTTTTTACCAAATCTACGAAGGGGCCGCCTTTTTGGCTGGTGCAGAACCTCACTTTTTACCCTGTCTTGAAACCAATAACTTCATCCCTGATTTTGATAAAGTCAGTGACGAAACCTGGCAGCGCTGCCAGTTATTGTTTTTATGCTCTCCCGGCAACCCCACCGGCGCGGTTATTGACAGTCAGGCTTTACAAAAACTCATCGGCCTGGCCGACAAGTTTGACTTTATTATTGCCAGTGATGAGTGTTACTCAGAGTTGTATTTTGATGAGCAACGTCCACCTATAGGCTTATTACAAGCCTGCGCGGAAATGGGCCGGGATGATTATCGTCGCTGCGTGGTATTTCACAGCCTATCCAAACGCTCCAATCTGCCAGGCTTACGCTCCGGATTTGTCGCCGGTGATGGCGACATCTTAAAACCCTTTTTGCTTTATCGTACTTATCACGGCTGCGCCATGCCGATACAACATCAGTTCGCGAGTATCGCCGCATGGGGAGATGAGCTACACGTGAAAGCTAACCGCGATCAATACCGGGCTAAATTTGATGCGGTCTTGAATATACTGGAAGGCAGCCTTGAAGTTTCAAAGCCTGACGCCGGCTTTTATTTGTGGGCAAAAACACCCATCGGCGATACTGACTTTGCCCAGCAACTTTTTGCCCAGCAACATATGACCGTCTTACCCGGCAGTTATATTGGCCGTGAAGTTGATGGCAATAATCCTGGAGCAAACCGGGTACGCATGGCGTTAGTTGCATCATTAGAAGAATGCATCGCCGGTGCCGAACGAATCAAGCAATTCACTGCCACACTGAATAAATAA
- a CDS encoding [protein-PII] uridylyltransferase — MSEQPFSIPATVFDPDLFVQALTSSQSRIPLLKKNIERTTDFLHQQFQQGTYIRHLVWARATFIDQLLQACWGLFDWQLDNTICLIAVGGYGRGELHPHSDIDLLLLFNDEAAIEKNQQSISEFITLLWDINLDIGHSVRTIEECQAEAKKDITIVTNLMESRALLGNADIHRKMMRGVGPETIWPSQSFFRAKWDEQIKRHRKHGNSEYKLEANIKNSPGGLRDIQMIGWIVKRHFGASNIEDLVAQGFLREEEVDILNRGLDFMWRVRYALHMIAGREEDRLLFDHQRTIAKMFGYEDDNAKMAVEQFMQYYYRWALSLGELNDVLMQHFDETILRACEVENVYEINTRFRVKNGHIEVTNNKVFKRTPSALLEVFVLMAQNEHIDGARASTIRLIRENRYLINDKFRNDPRNARYFMEILRSPAKVALQLRRMLRFGVLGKYLPEFGKIIGQMQHDLFHIYSVDAHTMEVVKNIRRFHYAESEEKFPVASRIVKRLPKPELLFIAGLYHDIAKGRGGDHSTLGVVDAREFCQRHEIGNRDTNLVCWLVQNHLLMSAVAQRQDISDPDIINLFATQVGDQDHLDYLYALTVADINATNPNLWNSWRASLLRQLYAETKRALRRGLCNPFDKDEWISETQADVIDQMESLGYTESEILKLWANTNEDYFLREKVEDIIWHTEAVSRHTNPNEPLILLKESSDLDFEGATQIFVHTRHQDTLFALMASGLEQLDLNIQDARIYKTGNGFTLDTFFVLDENGHSIGDDPKRIAHIRTSLTEHLKNTDSYLDFMQRRTPRQMRLFSIPTRTTLTTDSVRGHSILEVRTPDRPGLLARIGKIFFDFDIQLQNAKIATLGERVEDVFFITNNKQQPIEDPDLCEAIQQAICKELDEQAAA, encoded by the coding sequence ATGAGTGAGCAGCCCTTTTCTATTCCTGCGACGGTCTTTGACCCGGATTTATTTGTTCAAGCTTTAACAAGCTCACAGTCGCGCATCCCGCTGCTGAAAAAAAATATCGAACGAACAACTGACTTCCTGCACCAGCAGTTCCAACAAGGCACGTATATCCGCCATCTGGTTTGGGCGCGCGCTACATTTATCGACCAGTTATTACAAGCCTGCTGGGGATTATTCGACTGGCAACTCGATAACACTATTTGCCTCATCGCCGTAGGTGGCTATGGACGTGGAGAACTGCATCCACACTCCGATATTGATTTATTATTATTGTTCAACGACGAAGCCGCCATTGAAAAAAACCAGCAAAGTATCAGTGAGTTTATTACTCTGCTATGGGATATAAATCTGGATATCGGCCACAGCGTACGCACCATCGAAGAGTGTCAGGCAGAAGCCAAAAAAGACATCACCATAGTTACCAACTTGATGGAGTCCCGCGCACTATTAGGCAACGCTGATATTCACCGCAAAATGATGCGCGGTGTAGGCCCGGAAACCATCTGGCCCAGCCAAAGTTTTTTCCGTGCCAAATGGGATGAACAAATCAAGCGCCACAGAAAACACGGTAACAGTGAATACAAGCTCGAAGCCAATATAAAAAATTCCCCGGGAGGATTACGTGACATCCAAATGATTGGGTGGATTGTAAAGCGGCATTTCGGTGCCAGCAATATTGAAGATTTGGTAGCACAAGGCTTCTTGCGCGAAGAAGAAGTAGACATTCTTAATCGCGGCTTGGATTTTATGTGGCGTGTGCGTTATGCCCTGCATATGATTGCCGGTCGCGAAGAAGACCGTCTATTATTTGATCATCAGCGCACCATAGCAAAAATGTTTGGCTATGAAGACGACAACGCAAAAATGGCAGTAGAGCAATTTATGCAATACTACTACCGCTGGGCACTATCGTTAGGTGAACTTAACGATGTCTTAATGCAGCACTTTGATGAAACCATTTTACGCGCCTGTGAAGTTGAAAACGTCTACGAAATCAACACACGCTTCAGAGTTAAAAACGGCCACATTGAAGTAACCAATAACAAAGTATTCAAAAGAACGCCGTCAGCATTGCTGGAAGTGTTTGTTCTTATGGCGCAAAACGAACATATTGATGGTGCACGGGCATCAACCATTCGGCTTATACGCGAAAACCGCTATTTAATTAACGACAAGTTCCGTAACGATCCACGCAATGCCCGCTACTTTATGGAGATTTTACGCTCACCCGCAAAAGTTGCACTGCAGCTACGCCGCATGCTGCGCTTTGGGGTACTTGGAAAATATCTACCTGAATTCGGCAAAATCATTGGTCAGATGCAACACGACCTCTTCCACATTTATTCCGTGGACGCACATACGATGGAAGTGGTTAAAAATATACGCCGTTTCCACTATGCAGAATCAGAAGAAAAATTTCCGGTAGCCAGCCGCATTGTTAAGCGCCTACCCAAGCCGGAATTATTATTTATTGCCGGTCTCTATCATGACATCGCCAAAGGCCGTGGCGGTGATCACTCTACTCTAGGTGTGGTAGATGCCCGTGAATTTTGTCAGCGCCATGAAATTGGTAATCGCGATACCAATCTGGTGTGCTGGTTGGTGCAAAATCACTTATTGATGTCAGCTGTTGCGCAGCGTCAAGACATTTCTGATCCGGATATCATTAATCTATTTGCCACACAGGTCGGCGATCAGGATCATCTGGACTATCTGTACGCCCTTACTGTAGCTGATATCAATGCTACCAACCCCAACCTATGGAACAGCTGGCGCGCTTCCTTGCTACGCCAACTCTATGCAGAGACCAAGCGCGCTTTACGTCGCGGTTTATGTAACCCCTTTGACAAGGATGAATGGATCAGCGAGACCCAGGCAGATGTCATCGATCAAATGGAAAGTCTGGGCTACACCGAAAGCGAAATCCTAAAGCTCTGGGCCAACACCAATGAAGATTATTTCTTACGAGAAAAAGTCGAAGATATCATCTGGCATACTGAAGCCGTCAGTCGGCACACCAATCCTAATGAGCCATTAATACTGTTAAAAGAGAGTAGCGATTTGGATTTTGAAGGCGCCACTCAAATTTTTGTGCACACCCGGCACCAGGATACTTTATTCGCATTGATGGCATCCGGTCTGGAACAGCTGGATTTAAATATTCAGGATGCCCGTATTTACAAAACGGGCAATGGTTTTACTTTGGATACGTTTTTTGTACTCGATGAAAACGGCCACTCTATCGGCGATGACCCGAAACGTATTGCCCATATTCGTACATCGTTAACAGAGCATTTAAAGAATACCGATTCATATCTGGATTTTATGCAGCGTCGCACACCAAGACAGATGCGTTTATTTTCTATCCCTACTCGCACCACGTTAACTACCGATAGCGTTCGCGGACATAGCATATTAGAAGTGCGAACCCCTGACCGCCCTGGCCTATTGGCACGAATTGGTAAAATATTTTTTGATTTTGATATACAGCTGCAAAATGCAAAGATTGCAACACTGGGCGAGCGTGTTGAAGACGTTTTTTTTATTACCAACAATAAACAGCAACCCATTGAAGACCCTGATCTTTGCGAAGCCATACAACAAGCCATATGCAAAGAACTCGACGAGCAAGCCGCCGCCTGA
- the map gene encoding type I methionyl aminopeptidase, producing MTVTIKNAAQIEKMRIAGRLAADVLEMIGPHVQAGTSTDELDQICHDYIVNTQQAIPAPLNYHGFPKSICTSVNEVVCHGIPSDRKILKNGDIINIDITVIKDGVHGDTSKMFHIGKPLQHAERLVKITQECLYKAIEIVRPGATLGDIGHVIQQHAEANYYSVVREYCGHGIGEIFHEEPQVLHYGKKGAGMVLKEGMTFTIEPMLNAGKRHVKLDVKDGWTVTTKDKRLSAQWEHTMLVTKDGVEIFTARPDEPFYRG from the coding sequence ATGACTGTTACTATCAAAAACGCCGCCCAAATTGAGAAAATGCGTATTGCGGGCCGCTTGGCTGCCGACGTATTGGAAATGATCGGCCCCCATGTGCAGGCCGGCACCTCGACTGACGAGCTGGACCAAATATGCCACGACTATATAGTCAATACGCAGCAGGCTATTCCTGCGCCACTGAACTACCACGGCTTTCCAAAATCGATCTGCACATCAGTCAATGAAGTGGTGTGCCACGGCATCCCCTCAGATCGCAAAATATTGAAAAATGGCGACATCATCAATATCGATATAACAGTGATCAAAGATGGGGTCCATGGCGACACCAGCAAAATGTTCCATATTGGCAAACCACTTCAGCATGCAGAACGATTGGTGAAGATTACTCAGGAATGTTTGTATAAAGCGATCGAGATTGTCCGTCCGGGCGCAACTTTGGGCGATATTGGCCATGTTATCCAACAACATGCCGAGGCCAACTACTACTCAGTAGTACGCGAGTACTGCGGCCACGGCATTGGCGAAATCTTTCACGAAGAACCCCAAGTACTGCACTACGGCAAAAAAGGTGCAGGCATGGTACTAAAAGAAGGTATGACCTTCACTATTGAACCCATGCTTAACGCCGGTAAACGTCACGTTAAGTTAGACGTTAAAGATGGCTGGACAGTCACCACCAAAGATAAACGACTGTCTGCCCAGTGGGAACATACCATGCTGGTGACCAAAGACGGTGTTGAAATCTTTACCGCGCGTCCAGACGAGCCATTTTACCGCGGCTAA
- the rpsB gene encoding 30S ribosomal protein S2, producing MTTQVSMRDMLQAGVHFGHQTRYWNPKMGPYIFGARNKIHIINLEQTVPAFNDALAFIQKLSNGKNKILFVGTKRAASKIMTEQAQRAGQPYVSHRWLGGMLTNYKTIRGSIKRLRDLESQQADGTFDKLTKKEALMRTRMMEKLERSIGGIKDMGGLPDALFVIDVDQERIAIQEANNLGIPVIGIVDTNSNPDGVDYVIPGNDDAIRAIKLYATAIADAVIAGKGADTVAAKDEFVEEAAAPAPEAE from the coding sequence ATGACTACTCAAGTAAGCATGCGTGACATGTTGCAAGCTGGCGTCCACTTTGGTCACCAGACTCGCTATTGGAATCCCAAAATGGGCCCGTATATTTTTGGCGCCCGCAATAAAATCCATATCATTAACCTGGAGCAAACTGTTCCTGCATTTAACGATGCACTGGCATTTATCCAGAAGTTATCAAACGGCAAAAACAAAATCCTGTTTGTTGGCACCAAGCGTGCAGCTAGCAAGATCATGACTGAGCAAGCTCAGCGTGCCGGTCAGCCTTATGTTAGCCACCGTTGGTTGGGTGGTATGTTGACAAACTACAAAACTATTCGTGGTTCTATTAAGCGCTTGCGTGATCTTGAGTCCCAGCAAGCTGATGGTACTTTCGACAAGTTGACCAAAAAAGAAGCCCTGATGCGTACTCGCATGATGGAAAAGCTGGAGCGTTCTATCGGTGGTATTAAAGATATGGGCGGTTTGCCTGACGCTTTATTCGTTATCGACGTAGATCAAGAGCGTATTGCTATTCAAGAAGCCAATAACCTGGGTATACCGGTTATCGGTATCGTTGATACCAACAGCAACCCGGATGGCGTTGATTACGTTATCCCCGGTAATGACGATGCGATCCGTGCGATCAAGCTATACGCAACAGCGATTGCTGATGCGGTTATTGCTGGTAAGGGTGCGGATACCGTTGCGGCTAAAGACGAGTTTGTAGAAGAAGCAGCAGCGCCTGCGCCTGAAGCTGAATAA
- the tsf gene encoding translation elongation factor Ts, producing the protein MAAISASMVKELRDRTGLGMMECKKALAEAGGDIDAAIEEMRKNSGMKAAKKAGRIAAEGVVAVKVADDGSYGLVIEVNSETDFAARDENFLGFVAKVADKAFAEKQIDVAALMVGDLDSAREALVQKIGENIGVRRALVLASDGVVGSYVHSNNRIGVLVSLSGGDVELARDIAMHVAAVNPQVVRAEDMPAEVVEQEKEIIKAQPDMEGKPAEIVEKMMGGRINKFLKENSLVDQPFVKNPEVTVGKLAKDGGAEVLSFIRFEVGEGIEKEEVDFAAEVAAQLKG; encoded by the coding sequence ATGGCAGCTATTTCTGCATCAATGGTTAAAGAATTACGTGACCGTACTGGTCTGGGCATGATGGAGTGTAAAAAAGCGCTGGCTGAAGCCGGTGGCGATATCGACGCTGCCATTGAAGAAATGCGCAAAAACAGTGGTATGAAGGCGGCAAAGAAAGCCGGTCGTATTGCTGCTGAAGGTGTCGTCGCAGTTAAAGTGGCTGATGATGGTAGCTATGGTCTGGTTATCGAAGTTAACAGTGAGACTGATTTTGCTGCGCGCGATGAGAACTTTTTGGGATTTGTGGCCAAAGTCGCCGATAAAGCTTTTGCCGAAAAGCAAATCGATGTCGCCGCACTGATGGTGGGTGATCTGGATTCAGCTCGCGAAGCCTTGGTACAGAAAATCGGTGAAAACATCGGTGTTCGTCGTGCTCTGGTTTTGGCTTCTGACGGTGTTGTCGGCAGCTATGTTCACTCAAACAACCGTATCGGTGTGTTGGTGTCATTGAGCGGCGGTGACGTTGAGCTGGCCAGAGACATTGCCATGCATGTTGCCGCGGTTAATCCACAGGTAGTACGCGCAGAAGATATGCCTGCTGAAGTGGTTGAGCAGGAGAAAGAAATCATCAAGGCGCAGCCTGATATGGAAGGTAAACCTGCTGAAATCGTTGAGAAGATGATGGGTGGTCGTATCAATAAGTTCTTGAAAGAGAACAGCTTGGTTGATCAGCCTTTTGTTAAAAACCCGGAAGTAACCGTTGGCAAGCTGGCCAAAGACGGTGGTGCTGAGGTGTTGTCTTTCATCCGTTTTGAAGTGGGTGAGGGTATTGAGAAAGAAGAAGTCGACTTCGCTGCTGAAGTTGCTGCTCAATTAAAGGGTTAA
- the pyrH gene encoding UMP kinase — MPGAEKKFKRILLKLSGEALMGTEGFGIDPKVLDRMALEIGQLVGIGIQVGLVIGGGNLFRGAALQKAGLDRVTGDHMGMLATVMNALAMRDALERSNISSRVMSSIPMSGVVDHYDRRKAMRALERGEVVIFSAGTGNPFFTTDSAACLRGIEVDAELVLKATKVDGVYTADPMTDPTATKYDQLSYDEVLDKKLAVMDLTAICLCRDHNMPLRVFAMEEAGALLRIVKGGSDGTLIVEE; from the coding sequence ATGCCAGGCGCTGAAAAGAAGTTTAAACGTATTCTGCTCAAGTTGAGCGGTGAGGCCCTGATGGGTACTGAAGGGTTCGGGATTGATCCCAAGGTGCTGGACCGGATGGCATTGGAGATTGGCCAATTAGTCGGCATCGGCATTCAGGTGGGGTTAGTGATTGGTGGCGGTAATTTGTTTCGCGGTGCGGCCTTGCAAAAAGCGGGTCTGGATCGTGTGACGGGTGATCACATGGGTATGCTGGCCACAGTGATGAATGCACTGGCCATGCGTGATGCGTTAGAGCGCTCTAATATTTCCTCCCGGGTCATGTCGTCGATCCCAATGAGTGGAGTGGTCGATCATTATGATCGCCGTAAAGCGATGCGTGCACTGGAGCGGGGTGAGGTGGTAATTTTTTCTGCTGGTACTGGTAATCCATTCTTTACTACCGATTCGGCAGCGTGTTTACGCGGTATCGAAGTCGACGCAGAATTGGTGTTAAAGGCGACTAAAGTTGATGGCGTGTATACTGCCGACCCGATGACGGATCCTACCGCGACAAAATATGACCAGTTAAGCTATGACGAAGTGTTAGATAAAAAACTGGCCGTCATGGATCTAACAGCTATTTGTTTATGCCGCGATCATAATATGCCATTGCGGGTTTTTGCGATGGAAGAAGCCGGTGCTTTATTGAGAATTGTAAAAGGTGGCAGTGACGGCACATTGATCGTCGAAGAATAA
- the frr gene encoding ribosome recycling factor: MINELKQDAEERMQKTLVALGGSLNKIRTGRAHPSILDGIRVNYYGSETPLSQLAAINVEDARTLSVVPWEKAIVPDVEKAIMKSDLGVNPSTAGTVIRIPMPMLTEETRRGFIKRAKQEAENSRVSIRNIRRDVISDIKELQKEKEISEDEERKAQDDIQVITDRFIAEVEKILTAKEADLLEV, encoded by the coding sequence GTGATTAATGAATTAAAGCAAGATGCCGAAGAGCGGATGCAAAAAACACTGGTGGCTTTGGGTGGTAGTTTAAATAAAATTCGTACCGGTCGTGCGCATCCCAGTATTCTGGATGGTATTCGCGTTAATTATTATGGTTCGGAAACACCTCTCAGCCAGCTGGCAGCTATCAACGTAGAAGATGCGCGGACCTTATCAGTAGTGCCTTGGGAAAAAGCCATCGTCCCCGATGTAGAAAAAGCCATTATGAAATCGGACCTAGGGGTTAACCCTTCAACAGCGGGTACTGTAATTCGCATTCCTATGCCAATGCTGACTGAAGAAACCCGCCGCGGTTTTATCAAGCGGGCTAAACAAGAAGCTGAAAATTCCCGGGTTTCTATTCGTAATATCCGTCGTGATGTTATTTCCGACATTAAAGAATTACAAAAAGAAAAAGAAATTTCTGAGGATGAAGAGCGTAAAGCACAGGACGATATCCAGGTGATTACTGACCGCTTCATCGCCGAGGTGGAAAAAATTCTGACGGCCAAAGAAGCCGACTTACTGGAAGTCTAG